One genomic region from Myxococcales bacterium encodes:
- a CDS encoding response regulator — translation MAKILLVEDSRTMRNLWVRALGEAGNDVPQACDGIEALSKLMKEGFDLVLTDINMPNMDGISLIRAIRRVDKLKSLPVLVVGVDPGEETRKKAMTIGATDWVLKPIDAAKLVSEVERVLGEADAH, via the coding sequence ATGGCAAAAATCCTACTGGTCGAGGATTCCCGCACAATGCGGAACCTTTGGGTCCGAGCACTTGGCGAGGCGGGCAATGACGTGCCTCAGGCTTGCGATGGGATCGAAGCCCTCTCCAAGTTGATGAAAGAAGGCTTCGACCTGGTGCTCACCGACATCAACATGCCCAACATGGACGGCATTTCCCTGATTCGCGCAATTCGTCGGGTCGACAAACTAAAGTCGCTGCCGGTTCTTGTCGTCGGCGTTGATCCCGGTGAAGAGACTCGGAAGAAAGCGATGACGATTGGCGCAACGGATTGGGTTCTCAAGCCGATCGATGCCGCCAAATTGGTCAGCGAAGTCGAGCGCGTCCTGGGCGAGGCAGACGCGCACTAG